The following proteins are co-located in the Sporolactobacillus pectinivorans genome:
- a CDS encoding GNAT family N-acetyltransferase — protein sequence MDIQLIEVPKEKKSILSCLMQFYFYDFSGYKGSDVLANGMFGIYPYLEDYWIDVVHRFPYFIMVDRKYAGFALVRYIEQRYRQPYYSIAEFFVMKKYRRLGVGRKVATALFVRHKGCHWEVSQDEKNGPSQLFWLRVIDAYTDGTFTDRYEPGRRIQEFLG from the coding sequence TTGGACATCCAGCTCATCGAAGTTCCTAAGGAGAAAAAGAGTATACTGAGCTGTCTCATGCAGTTCTACTTCTACGATTTTTCCGGATATAAGGGATCGGATGTATTAGCAAATGGAATGTTTGGGATCTATCCTTATCTAGAAGACTATTGGATTGATGTAGTGCACCGTTTTCCCTACTTTATCATGGTGGATAGGAAGTATGCCGGATTTGCCTTAGTAAGATACATAGAGCAAAGATATAGGCAGCCCTATTATTCAATCGCTGAATTTTTCGTTATGAAAAAATATCGGAGACTGGGTGTAGGCAGGAAAGTTGCAACGGCCCTGTTTGTCAGGCACAAGGGCTGTCATTGGGAAGTGTCTCAGGATGAGAAAAATGGCCCTTCACAGCTGTTTTGGCTTCGCGTGATTGACGCATATACTGATGGAACGTTCACTGATCGATATGAACCCGGAAGAAGAATACAGGAATTTTTAGGCTGA